The genomic stretch CTAATGATATTATTGTTTCTAATTTATACATATTTTTCCTAAATTTTCGTTTCTATTACAATCTTACAAAAATACGACATTCTATTAAACTGATGTTTGCAGATTATCAATTATCTTTGTAAGATTTGCTTTTACAACACAAGAAAAATAATATCCAAAGAATTAGGAGAGAAATGTGACTAACTTTTATAATATTACTATCAATCGAATTATCTTGCATCAGATTGTTGCCAAAAATGATGGACTTGAGCATGCAACAGTCATTACTGACGAAAATTTATTCCGCTTTTCGGACCAAGTGCTGAAGGTAATCATCGAAAGGCTTGCAAAAGCGTCGCAAAAGAAGGGCAAATCATTTGAATTGCTAATTAGCGACTCCTACTCTGACTCTTTTTTCGGTTTGGTAAATGAAGTGAACGAACATTCGGACGAAAGATTCATACATGCTTCAATCAAAGTGGCTATGAAACTTGCTCAAGCTCAAACGGTGAACACAATTCCCGGTGGCTATCTAATAATGATTGACGCTAAGGATGAAAACGGTTATCCTTTGCCGATAGTTATAAAAGCAGAATTGCTCTCGGCTTTGAGATATGAAATTCACAATCGCGAATCAACTATCAAATATCTTGATGATATTTTTCTCGACCCATCGTCTAAGAAGTTCAAATTTGCGCTAATGCAAAGGCGTGTTGAAGATGAGATGCAACTCGATTATCCGAATAGCCAATGGAAAGCATTCATTTATGATGAGCAATTTTCGGTAGATTCCAAACCTGCGGAATATTTCTACAAAGATTTTCTCGGCTTCTCGGTTGAAACTAACAGCAAAATTCAATCAAAGCGTTTTTATGATGCAACCGATGATTTCATAATGAAATTTGTTGAAAATTCGAGCGAAAAAGACGATTTAATCAAGCTCTTGAAGCAGGAATTCACTGTAAACGATGAAACGGAAGTTAAGCCCGACGAATTTGCAAATGCTTATTTGCATGATGACGCCATTCGCGAAATTTATATGAACGAGATTGTGCCCTATTTGCCGACTACGATTGAAAAAGATGCTTCATTATTCAAAGCAAAGTTAGAAAAAAAGCAAATTCATTTTCCGAATGATATTTTGCTTACAGGACCTAACAAAACTTTTGAATATAGCGTAGAGATAGTAAATTCTACTGACAAATTGGAAAAATTAGATACAAGCAGCCTTGATTACACAATATTGAAAATCAAGGGCAAACCTTACAACAAGTAAAAGTTTTGGACAGAATTTATAAAATCACTTTTAATAGCATTTCATTCAAACAAAATTTATGATTAACGAATCTGATTCAAATATTTCCGAATTTGGCAATTATGCTGACGAAATCACAGAAATCACTATCAAAGGTGGACGTGAGCATAATCTTAAAAATATTGATTTAATCATTCCGCGCGATACGTTGACTGTTGTAACCGGATTATCAGGCTCGGGGAAGTCCACTTTAGCATTCGACACTTTATATGCAGAAGCTAATAGGCGATACGTTGAATGCCTTAGTCCATATGCAAAGCAATTTTTGGGTATGATGCAAAAGCCCGAAGTTGATATTATCGAAGGGCTTTCTCCGGCAATTTCAATCGAACAAAAGTCAATCAGTCACAATCCACGTTCAACAGTCGGCACAGCTACCGAAATTTATGATTATATGCGCCTTCTTTTTTCCAAAATTGGAGTGCAGCACTGCGTCCGTTGCGATATTCCTGCAATAAAGCGTACTGTTGAAGACATAATTCAAACGATACTGACTGAATACAACGATAAAAGAATTCAAATCCTGGCGCCGATTATCAAAAGCCGCAAAGGGCATTATCGTGAACTTTTTGAATTGCTTACCAAACAAGGCTTCACAAAGGTAAGAGTAGATAAGAAAATTCGCGATTTAGTTGTTGGAATGAAGCTCGAACGCTATAATATTCATGATATCGAACTTGTTATAGACCGATGTCTTATCAATGCAAATCATACAAATAGAATTCGTGAATCAGTCGAATTGGCACTAAATCGCGGCGAAGGAAATCTCATAATTTTAGCTGAAACAAATACTGATGAATTTATAGAAGTGTTATACAGCACAAAATATTCCTGTCCGAATTGTGGTGATTCGTATGAAGAACCGGCACCAAATATGTTCTCATTTAACTCACCAAATGGAGCTTGTGCCACGTGCCAAGGGCTTGGGGTAATTAAAGATTTTAATTTGCCGGCAATTCTCGAAAATACTAAGCTTTCGATTTATGATGGTGCTATTGCTCCATTAGGAAAAAAGAGTTTGAGTTGGTTGTGGACTCAATTAGATGTTTATGCCGAAAAACACGGCATAGATTTGAGCCTCGCGATGGAACATTTGGAACAAGACAAACTGCAAATGATTCTTTACGGCAATGAAGATTCTATCGAATTGGACCATGATTTCGAAAGAACCGGATTGAAATATAAGCATAAATTTCTGGGCGTATTGCCAACTTTGAAGCATATTTATGAAAATCCGACAACATACAACCAGAAAAAAAATATTGAGCCTTATTTGACAGACATCACATGTCCGACATGTGCTGGGGGAAGGCTCAAAAAAGAGACTTTGAAAATCAAATTGTACGGTACAAATATCAAAGAGCTTTGTGATTTGGATTTGTCCGATTTGCGAGTTTCGATTAAAGCTATTGAAAAAAAGTTGAACAAGAGAGAAGTTTTGATTTCGCATCTAATTTTCAAGGAAATTAACAACAGATTGAGTTTTCTCGAAAACGTGGGTCTTGCATATATTCACCTGAACCGCCCACTTCGTACTTTATCTGGTGGTGAATCCCAACGTATAAGATTGGCATCACAAATCGGCTCGCAGCTTGTGGGCGTATTGTATGTGCTTGATGAACCAAGTATTGGATTGCACCAACATGACAATAATCGGCTTATAAATTCGCTGAAGGAATTGCGTGATTTGGGGAATTCTGTGATTGTGGTCGAGCACGATAAAGCGATGATTGAAAGTGGCGACCACATTGTTGATATTGGTCCCGGAGCAGGTATTCACGGAGGTGAAATAATTTTTTCCGGCACGATGAAACAAATGAGCAAACTGAGCACCAAAGCACTCAAAAATTCTCTCACTGCTCAGTATTTGTTAAACATCAAATCTATAACAATTCCTACCGAACGACGCAAAGGAAACGGGAAATATATAATTTTGCAAGGTGCCACAGGCAATAATTTGAAAAGTGTAACGCTGAAAATTCCATTAGGAACATTTGTATGCATCACAGGAATGAGTGGCTCAGGCAAAAGTTCCCTTATCAATGATACATTGTACCCAATACTTTCGCGATATTTGAATAAAAATAGCAGTTCTGTGCCTCTACCCTATACATCCGTTGATGGCATTGATAATATTGACAAAATAATCGAAATAGACCAATCTCCAATTGGCAGAACTCCTCGCTCTAATCCTGCTACTTACACAGGTTTATTCACTTTGATTCGAGACCATTTTGCCGAATTGCGTGAAGCCAAAATCAGAGGCTACAAATCAGGTAGATTTTCATTCAATGTTGAAGGTGGCAGATGTGAAGAATGTCAGGGTGCAGGAATCAAAAAAATTGAAATGAATTTTCTTCCTGATGTTTATGTTACATGCGACGAATGCAAAGGAAAACGATATAATTCGGAAACTTTGCAAGTCAAATTCAAGGGCAAATCAATTGCAGATGTGCTGAACATGACAGTTGAAGAGGCGAACGAATTTTTCACCGATATTCCGAAATTGAAAAAGAAAATCAAAACGATGTTTGAAGTCGGGCTTGGGTATATTAAATTAGGGCAACAAGCTCCTACCCTATCCGGTGGCGAAGCTCAAAGAGTCAAACTTTCGGCGGAATTATCAAAAGTTTCGACAGGTAAAACGTTATATTTATTAGATGAACCCACAACAGGACTGCATTTTGAAGATATAAATATGCTATTGGCAATGTTGCACAAATTAGCCGACAAAGGCAATACAGTTGTTGTCATCGAACATAACCTTGATGTAGTTAAAAATGCTGATTGGATAATTGATTTAGGTCCCGAAGGTGGTAAATTTGGAGGACAAATTATTGCCGAAGGAACTCCCGAAAGTATTATCAAAAAGAGAAAAAGTTTGACGGCAAAATACCTTAAGGAGGAAATGAAACAAAAATGAAAGAAAGTAAATTAGACCGCTTTTGCGTCATTAGCAACAAGGAATCTGAGGTCACAGTTACTATGACTGCATCGCCGAATATTGTTGTCGGTGCTGAATTCACTCTTTTTAATGAAGCTGCCGATACTCCACTTAAGACTTGGAAAATGGCAATTCAAAAAAAGGAATCTGTCTATAAAATTATCACAGATAAGCCCGCAGAAATCGAGAAATGTATTTTGGTATGGCAAATTTTGTATTGTAGCGATAAAATCAACATTGTTGATGGCGAAATCAGCTTGATTTTCAAACAAGATGGTGCATCTTGTACAGTTAATCATCCTGTCTCGTGGCATTTGAAAGATATTCCCCCATGTGCAGTTAAAGCCTATTCAAAAATTGATGATTCTATTATGTTCCTCTTGAAAAAGTCCAAATAAGAACTATAATTTACCATTCAAATTAAAATATCTTACTTTAAATACGTTTTTACCTTTTATAAAATTTTAGAAATGATATTTGAATTAGATGGAGAAAAAATGAACTTACTCGTATGTGTATCACGTGTACCTGACACAGCTACTAAGATTTTTGTCGGTCCTGACGGAAAGACAATTGACAGTAAAGGCGTCAAGTACATACTAAACCCTTATGATGAATTTGCATTAGAAGAAGCTATTAGATTGAAAGAAAAAAACGGTGGTGAAGTAACTGCATTAACAGTATCCGCCGACGATGCGACTGATATATTGCGCAATGCTTTGGCTATGGGCGCTGATTCGGCAATTTTCATCAAAGCCCCGTCTGAGCCTGATTCATACCAAGTTGCCCATAATATTGCTAATAGCGTAAAAGATAAAAATTTCGATATTATATTTTTCGGTCGCCAAAGTGTTGATTTCGATTCATTTCAAATTCCATCCATGGTGGCTGAGTTATTGAATATTCCATCTGCTTCAGTAGTTTCCAAACTCGAAGTTAACGGCACTAAAGTCATAGCCGAACGCGATATCGAAGGTGGCAAAGAAACTGTTGAGCTCTCAACTCCATGTGCAATTAGCGCCCAAAAAGGATTGAATGAACCACGTTATCCAAAATTGCCTGACATTATGAAAGCTAAAAAGAAACCAATAGAAGAAGTTCCCTTTTTCCCCGTTGAAGCCGCTGTTGAAGTCATTTCAATTGCATTACCCGTAAACAAACGCGTTGGCAAAATCCTTGGTGATTCAGATGCAGACATTAACGAAATAGTTCGCTCTTTGCACGAAGATGCGAAAGTAATTTAATATAAGGAATGAAAATGAAAAAAATATTAGTATATCTTGAGCCACAAAATAACAGTTTCAAAAGAGTTTCAAATGAATTGATAACTGCGGCTAATAATTTAGCACAATCAAGCGGCTCAGAAATTGTCGGATTATGCATTGGTGGTAATACATCAATATACCCATCGGCAGGACAATTCGGATTGAAAAAATTAGTTTCAGTTGATTTTAGTGGAGCTTATTCATCTACTGCATATGCCGAAATAGTTAGTCAAGTAGCAAAAGCAGAATCTGCAGATGTATTGCTTTTCGCATCAAATGCAGCCGGATTGGAAATTGCTCCGAGAGTTTCAGCCAAACTTGATGCAGGTTACGTAGCAGATTGTGTCGGATTGGAAGTTGCAGATGGCAACATCGTTGCAACTAAGCCCGTTTACGCAGGTAAAGCATTGATTAAGACCAAAATAAACAAATCCACAAAAGTATTCTCTTTGCGCCCTAACGTTTTTACAGCAATTAAAAATGATGTAGGAAGCCCGGAAGTCACTAATTTCAATGCAAATATTTCCGATAATGACAAAAAAGCAAGCGTTACCAATGTCTCTACAAATGCAGGCAAACTCGACGTTTCTGAAGCTGACATTATAGTGAGCGGTGGTCGTGGATTCAAAGAAGCCGGAAATTTCGCTATGGTTGAAAATTTAGCAGCAGCCTTAGGTGGTGCAGTCGGTGCA from Candidatus Kapaibacterium sp. encodes the following:
- the uvrA gene encoding excinuclease ABC subunit UvrA, translating into MINESDSNISEFGNYADEITEITIKGGREHNLKNIDLIIPRDTLTVVTGLSGSGKSTLAFDTLYAEANRRYVECLSPYAKQFLGMMQKPEVDIIEGLSPAISIEQKSISHNPRSTVGTATEIYDYMRLLFSKIGVQHCVRCDIPAIKRTVEDIIQTILTEYNDKRIQILAPIIKSRKGHYRELFELLTKQGFTKVRVDKKIRDLVVGMKLERYNIHDIELVIDRCLINANHTNRIRESVELALNRGEGNLIILAETNTDEFIEVLYSTKYSCPNCGDSYEEPAPNMFSFNSPNGACATCQGLGVIKDFNLPAILENTKLSIYDGAIAPLGKKSLSWLWTQLDVYAEKHGIDLSLAMEHLEQDKLQMILYGNEDSIELDHDFERTGLKYKHKFLGVLPTLKHIYENPTTYNQKKNIEPYLTDITCPTCAGGRLKKETLKIKLYGTNIKELCDLDLSDLRVSIKAIEKKLNKREVLISHLIFKEINNRLSFLENVGLAYIHLNRPLRTLSGGESQRIRLASQIGSQLVGVLYVLDEPSIGLHQHDNNRLINSLKELRDLGNSVIVVEHDKAMIESGDHIVDIGPGAGIHGGEIIFSGTMKQMSKLSTKALKNSLTAQYLLNIKSITIPTERRKGNGKYIILQGATGNNLKSVTLKIPLGTFVCITGMSGSGKSSLINDTLYPILSRYLNKNSSSVPLPYTSVDGIDNIDKIIEIDQSPIGRTPRSNPATYTGLFTLIRDHFAELREAKIRGYKSGRFSFNVEGGRCEECQGAGIKKIEMNFLPDVYVTCDECKGKRYNSETLQVKFKGKSIADVLNMTVEEANEFFTDIPKLKKKIKTMFEVGLGYIKLGQQAPTLSGGEAQRVKLSAELSKVSTGKTLYLLDEPTTGLHFEDINMLLAMLHKLADKGNTVVVIEHNLDVVKNADWIIDLGPEGGKFGGQIIAEGTPESIIKKRKSLTAKYLKEEMKQK
- a CDS encoding electron transfer flavoprotein subunit beta/FixA family protein, with amino-acid sequence MNLLVCVSRVPDTATKIFVGPDGKTIDSKGVKYILNPYDEFALEEAIRLKEKNGGEVTALTVSADDATDILRNALAMGADSAIFIKAPSEPDSYQVAHNIANSVKDKNFDIIFFGRQSVDFDSFQIPSMVAELLNIPSASVVSKLEVNGTKVIAERDIEGGKETVELSTPCAISAQKGLNEPRYPKLPDIMKAKKKPIEEVPFFPVEAAVEVISIALPVNKRVGKILGDSDADINEIVRSLHEDAKVI
- a CDS encoding nucleoid-associated protein, which gives rise to MTNFYNITINRIILHQIVAKNDGLEHATVITDENLFRFSDQVLKVIIERLAKASQKKGKSFELLISDSYSDSFFGLVNEVNEHSDERFIHASIKVAMKLAQAQTVNTIPGGYLIMIDAKDENGYPLPIVIKAELLSALRYEIHNRESTIKYLDDIFLDPSSKKFKFALMQRRVEDEMQLDYPNSQWKAFIYDEQFSVDSKPAEYFYKDFLGFSVETNSKIQSKRFYDATDDFIMKFVENSSEKDDLIKLLKQEFTVNDETEVKPDEFANAYLHDDAIREIYMNEIVPYLPTTIEKDASLFKAKLEKKQIHFPNDILLTGPNKTFEYSVEIVNSTDKLEKLDTSSLDYTILKIKGKPYNK
- a CDS encoding electron transfer flavoprotein subunit alpha/FixB family protein — encoded protein: MKKILVYLEPQNNSFKRVSNELITAANNLAQSSGSEIVGLCIGGNTSIYPSAGQFGLKKLVSVDFSGAYSSTAYAEIVSQVAKAESADVLLFASNAAGLEIAPRVSAKLDAGYVADCVGLEVADGNIVATKPVYAGKALIKTKINKSTKVFSLRPNVFTAIKNDVGSPEVTNFNANISDNDKKASVTNVSTNAGKLDVSEADIIVSGGRGFKEAGNFAMVENLAAALGGAVGASRAVVDAGWRPHAEQVGQTGKTVSPNLYVACAISGAVQHLAGMSSSKVILAINKDKDAPIFKVADYGIIGDVFEIVPKLTEKIKAVKG